TGCGTCTCCTCCGCACCAGAGCGCCCCGGAAGCCGTAGACATTCGCTCGACTGAGAACCATGAAAGTGACCGAGAAGACTGGCCAGGCCCCGTCGTGGGCGCTGCCCGCCCTGCTGCTGGCGCTGGTCGTGCGCGGGGCGGCGACCGATGCGCCCACCTTCCCGTGGCGGGATGCGGAGACGCGTGAGTGGCTAGTGTGTGGCCAGTGTCCGCCGGGCACTTTCATGCTACGGCCCTGCAGCCGGGGCAGCCCCACGGCGTGCCGCGCGTGCCCGCCGCGTCACTACACGGAGTTCTGGAACTACCTGGAGCGCTGCCGCTACTGCAACGTCATCTGCGGGGAGCGCGAGGAGGAGGTGCGGCCGTGCACCAGCGCCCACAACCGCGCCTGCCGCTGCCAGCCCGGCTTCTTCGCGCACGCCGGCTTCTGCCTGGAGCACGCACAGTGCCCGCCCGGCGCGGGTGTGGTCGCCCCCGGTGGGTGCCCGGGCGAGTGGGAGCGCAGAGTGGAGTGGCGCCCGCTCAGCAGTTCTCGTGACCCCATCCTCCCGCGTCCCACCCTAGGCACCCCCAGCCAGAACACGCAGTGCCAGCCATGCCCCCTAGGCACCTTCTCGGCCGGCAGCTCGAGCTCAGAGCGCTGCCAGCCCCACCGCAACTGCACGGCCCTGGGCCTGACCCTCAACGTGGCGGGCTCTTCCTTCCATGACGCCCTGTGCACCAGCTGCCCCAACTTCTCCCTCAGCACCCTAGAGCCAGGTGAGCTCCGCCTCCAGCCTGCAGTCTCTGGAGCTAGGCCTGAGTCAAGCCTGGAGCGTGAAGCACTCCAGGTGGTCTCTGGGCCCGAGGAGACTGCCTCAGAGGCAGGTAAGATACGATCCCACCTCACGTTGGGAGAGAGACCCAGAGCGTTCCAACAGTGGCCCCAGGTCCGCCACGCCTCTACTCCAAGCCCTCCCCTGAAGCCCACCTCGCCCCTCGCAGCCGCCACAAGCACGCTCCCCGCCCCAGCCCCGAATCCCCCTCGCTGCTCCCCCTCCGCCAGACACGCCCCCACCGCGCGTCCTGCCGCCTGGGC
Above is a genomic segment from Loxodonta africana isolate mLoxAfr1 chromosome 24, mLoxAfr1.hap2, whole genome shotgun sequence containing:
- the TNFRSF6B gene encoding tumor necrosis factor receptor superfamily member 6B isoform X1, with amino-acid sequence MKVTEKTGQAPSWALPALLLALVVRGAATDAPTFPWRDAETREWLVCGQCPPGTFMLRPCSRGSPTACRACPPRHYTEFWNYLERCRYCNVICGEREEEVRPCTSAHNRACRCQPGFFAHAGFCLEHAQCPPGAGVVAPGGCPGEWERRVEWRPLSSSRDPILPRPTLGTPSQNTQCQPCPLGTFSAGSSSSERCQPHRNCTALGLTLNVAGSSFHDALCTSCPNFSLSTLEPGELRLQPAVSGARPESSLEREALQVVSGPEETASEAGKIRSHLTLGERPRAFQQWPQVRHASTPSPPLKPTSPLAAATSTLPAPAPNPPRCSPSARHAPTARPAAWAAHSSPGIPPLVSPSGLTSDPRPHAPAPMGSFSTFARPALLPPAVSP
- the TNFRSF6B gene encoding tumor necrosis factor receptor superfamily member 6B isoform X2 produces the protein MKVTEKTGQAPSWALPALLLALVVRGAATDAPTFPWRDAETREWLVCGQCPPGTFMLRPCSRGSPTACRACPPRHYTEFWNYLERCRYCNVICGEREEEVRPCTSAHNRACRCQPGFFAHAGFCLEHAQCPPGAGVVAPGTPSQNTQCQPCPLGTFSAGSSSSERCQPHRNCTALGLTLNVAGSSFHDALCTSCPNFSLSTLEPGELRLQPAVSGARPESSLEREALQVVSGPEETASEAGKIRSHLTLGERPRAFQQWPQVRHASTPSPPLKPTSPLAAATSTLPAPAPNPPRCSPSARHAPTARPAAWAAHSSPGIPPLVSPSGLTSDPRPHAPAPMGSFSTFARPALLPPAVSP
- the TNFRSF6B gene encoding tumor necrosis factor receptor superfamily member 6B isoform X3 is translated as MKVTEKTGQAPSWALPALLLALVVRGAATDAPTFPWRDAETREWLVCGQCPPGTFMLRPCSRGSPTACRACPPRHYTEFWNYLERCRYCNVICGEREEEVRPCTSAHNRACRCQPGFFAHAGFCLEHAQCPPGAGVVAPGTPSQNTQCQPCPLGTFSAGSSSSERCQPHRNCTALGLTLNVAGSSFHDALCTSCPNFSLSTLEPGHEECERALLDFVAFQDISFKRLLRLQQALAGQGGPRPPPPREEGRAALQLQLRQQLAELDARDGALGARLLLALRDARLAGLERSVRTRFFPAR